The window GAAGCAGATGGTGGAGCGTCGCTAGCAAATGGACTTCCACTAGGATACTCTCTTCTTTTAGAGAAGTAATCTACTGAATCATGGGGTTTATTGTTTGGTCTGCCATATGGTGTATCGTTGGCAGGTCTCCCATATGGTGTGTCGTTGGCAGGTCTCCCATATGGTTCATCATTGGCTGGTCTTCCATAAGGTGGATCATTGGCTGGTCTCCCATATAGTGGATCATTGGCTGGTCTCCCATATAGTGGATCATTGGCAGGTCTTCCATATAGTGAATCACTGGCAAGCCCATATGGTTGATCAATGGCAAGCCGCCTTTGATATGGGGAATCATTAGCAGGCCTTCCATAAGGGGTATCATTGGCAGGCCTTCCATAAGGGGTATCATTGGCAAGCCTTCCATATGGTGGATTGGCAGGTCTTCCGTACAGTGTGAATTCCCTGCTAGGAAATATATCAGCAGGAGGACCATCAAAAGAGGAAATTCCATCTCTGAGGATTCTATCTCTAAGCCTCGAAGCAATCTCTGTGATGGCTTTTCTTGCAATATCTGGAGACCCAGAAACCTGAAAGCTCGCAACACATGTAACAGCATAATAACAAGTCAAGAAACAAAAGCATTAAAAAGGCAGATATTGAAACAATATGGACAACTTGATGAAGATACAATTGAATATAAATCACCTGCACAAGCTCATCGTGAAAAGATAAGTACTTTGGTTTATCTGCTTTCGAATAAACTCGGATTTCAGCCCCAATACGCCTTCTCATTTCAGTAATTACCTTCCCACCTTCCCCAATAATACAACCAACTTTTCTTGATGGTACAACAAGTCTTGTAACCAAGTTGTGCTCCTCAGAAGGTGCACTTTCTGAAGGTGCACTTACTGAAGGTTCACTTACTTTGCTCTCACTTACTTTACTATGGAGCAAAATAAGTGCCTCGATTGTTGGGGATACTGGATCAGCCGGAATCTGGATTGAAAAAATATGTGGGAGATAAAACTGTGAGGACTCAATTGTGAAGATTGGTATGATAAGGAGATAGCAATTTGAACAACCATCTACATCTTACCTCCTTGGATGAAATAACAATCAACCTTTCTCCAGAAGCATCTTTGGGCAACTCCTGAACCATAATGCGAGCACCAGTCTGCTGCTCTACCTGCCGAACATTTGCCCCACTTCTGCCAATAACAGGTCCAATAAGCTCAGAAGGGCACAGAATTTTAATAGAAAACTCTTCTGGTTCAGGAACAGGATATTGCAATGGTCCGTTTCTATATGGATCAAGCAAGGGCATTGGTGGTGGATGATCCACATGCAGGTGTGGTAACATGTGATTTTCATGTAGTAGCGGTGGTGGGGACTCGCGCTTCCTTTGTGTGCTTGCATCTATAATTTCTTCAAGAGATGGATTTTCTTTACGAGGATGCCGATGGAGACGAGTAGATATCTCGTAGAGAGCTTTTCTTACAAGAGAAGGTGCACCAGATATCTGACATGATATAAGCAATTACACATCAATATTATTCATGTCTAAAGATAATAAAGCACACAAAAAAGAGCATGTTGTAAGTGATAGATATCTTATTTTGGCCCTGTTTGTTTGGGCTTTTGCTTCTGCTTTTGCAGCTTTTCTACTTTGGCAAAAAAAAGCCACAAAAGCTCCTAAATAGGGGCTTACGCAAAAAGCACCTATTTAGGAGCTTTTTAGGCTTTTTTGCCAAAGTGGAAAAGCTGAAAAAGCAAAAGCAAAACCCAAACAAACAGGGCCTTTAACTGAACTGGCAAATATCTTGGTAAACTATAATCTAAAAATAAACTACGTGCTATATCAATTAACCCATGCCAGATACCAAACTCTAAAATCCAATTATTTAGGAATTTAACAAGGAATATAAACATAACGGAgaacttctatagtaaaataaattGATACAGTAGAGTAATGGATCCAAATCTAAGCTAAACAGAAGCAATACAAAACCTGGAGATCAATACAAGCAAAAGACATTACAAGCTGGAAAACACAACACAACAAAGGATATTTTGCTATTAAAACAAATTTACCTGCACCAATTCATCACTCTTAAGTGCACACTGAGGAAGGTTTTCGGATGGTAAGACACGGATCCCTGCACCAGTATCATTTCGCAATTGTTGTATAATAGAGCCACCTTTTCCCAGCAGGCAGCCAACTTGATTGCCTGGAACCAAAATTCGAGCAGTCACATCACCAGCAGTTTCAGAATTCTCATAGGAAACTCCATCGTTGGAATCTTCATCAGCAGCAATCTTATCATGTATCTTCAACAACGCATCTTGAGCAAAACAATGGGGCTTCATGTTCTCTGAGCCATCAACATTAGAAATATTTTGAATAGCTTGGTCGGAGTTATTTTGGTAATCAAATATAATAATTACTCTCTCGTCTGCACCAGGAATAGAATCAGCAACCCTTATCTTTGCTTTAGTCTCCTCTCTAAGGGCCTTAACAACATGACCACCTCTCCCCAAGACACCGCCGATCTTTTTTCCTGGGCACAATATCCTGTAaacggtttctattggctgagAGGACATATGTCCGCCATCCTGCCTGTAGTTTAGCCGTTTCCTCTTTCCATCATCAGAATTGAAACGAGTCCTCTTTTTGGAAGTACTTTGATTGTGTCTTCTAGAGTTATCATAATCCATCAGTCTACATAAAGAAAGGTCCATCAGTATAAAGAAACTGTAGAGGTAGCAAAGAAGGTGTTGGGCAGCCTACGATTCCATTACTCCATTAGCTGTCTGATTATGACACATGCATAACCTTCTCACTTGTGCGTACCTCAAAATTGAGATATTGCTGATAAATGCTCATGTTGCTACTTAGACTACGGAAAACTGCTGTAGTTTGTTCACAAGTGCAAGAAAAGGTATAATTTTTTGTAGTCAAATGACTGTTTTCAGGTAGGTTACCAGATTCAAATCTATCAACTGTACTAAACTAATAAGATCCTCACGGTTTCATCCAGAGCTCCCACCTACTGTATTTCATTCAAATGAAACACTACCACTATGTAATTGGCACAAAGAAACATGGTGCATGTAACACTGCATAAACGGAGTATCAATCAGAAGTACTTGGGAATTTGGAGTGCGAATCCAGTGCAATAATTAGTCATAGTATATATCAAAGTGCCAAAAGGACATGTAATTTGAACGAATAATGAAAGCAAGCACTTAAAGATGATATGCACAGTGGTGATAAATGACTTAACATCGTAACATAGCTTTGCAAGGGAAAGGTAAAACTGCATAAAACTTGAGCAATCATAATTTCATAGAGATCTGAATGGTACAAAATAAGTACGCAATCATAATTCTGTCAGTTTATGGATGCAAAGATGTCCTAGCTTTACAATGATAGAAGGACTGTTAGGCAACCGGAAAGATAAGGCTTGAATTTATAGTATGTACAGAATAACATCAAGAGAAGCTACAGTGCTGAGTGAATAAGGCCAAATATccctaaaaaggaaaaaaaaaagcaTCCTAGAATATGGGACTTGCAGCAGCTCCATGTGAAGTGAAATCTACAGTAACTTGGCTTTGCATCTATAAGTGGTAAGAGTTGATAGTGATAATTATAGCGCATCAGCCCACCACATAAAGCAACATGCAAAATTCACAAACACATAACCAAATAAGCAAACAGGTGCGCCAAATTGACCTAGCCCTTTTCAGCACGCTTATATATATGACTTGAAGGAACTCCACTGATATAGGTCACAAGAACAAGCAAAAAACGACAGTTTGACCTCGCATATCAGCTCACTGGCTCAAAAAGCCACAGAATTTTGTTTGGCAAACTGAAAGATCTCGACCTGGATTCAGAAAAGGCGCCAGATTGACCACACAAGTCCAGGCGTGTGGGCAGAATTGCTCACACGCACAGCTTCGCTCACACCCATCGAAGACGCCAAACAAAAGAAGCAGTATTTACATCCCCCCGCGACACAATCTCCATCCTTGGGGACCGGCATATCGCATCACAAACCTAGTTTCTAGTGCCGGATCTAGATGGTGCGTCGACTGTCGCGCCCAAAATTCGTGGAGGTTAAATTAGGGTGGGAGCAATTCCATGGATAACAAGAAGCTCATACCTTCAAAACTAATGAcgaagatggcggcggcggcggcggctgggagATACGGCAGGGCCGCGGTGCCGCGATAAGGTTGGAGGCGGCGACGCGCGTGACAGGGGTTGGGGGCTCAGGGGTGTGAGGCCTATGCGATGCCACGGCAAGGCGGCAGCTGGAGCTAGGGCACCGGGGAAGAAGAGGAAATTTCTCAACGGGACGGCGCAGAGGAAAAGTCGCTGTGGGAAGAGATGGATTTTGACGGGGACGAGGAAGacgaaaggaaaaaaaaatatCCTAAATTCATAACCAGGTGCACTTTTTTTTAGGGTATAACCAGGGGCACATGAGATAGAGCAACGCTACACCTAAGACTGACCATATAGTGGGAGTAAGggcaactccaacgcacgactgGTCCAGggcaactccaacgcacgactgGTCCGTCCGCGTCCGTTTAAAGATAAACAGACAAAGTAGGCTCTCCAACACGCGGCCGCAAATGGACCGTCGTTTGTTTTCTGTCCGCTTTCGATCCATTCCCGGCCCAACTTTGGGCCGAGTTTGCGGCTGAACGGACACGCGCGGACGTGAGCGGCGCGTGCCCTTGTCCTGCCCTGGCCCGCCCTTCGGGGACACAgaccccccctctcttcctctacCTCCCTCCGCCCCCCGACATTGCAGCCGCCACCACCCTCCCCGGTCGCGTCGTCTTCCACAAGGGTCGTTCCAACCACCACCACGCCATGCCATAGATGTCTCCGCACCGGCGTTCCGGAAAGCATTTTGTCGGTGTTCTCCTTGTTGCCGGTGGGAGAGAAACTACGGCCGACGGCGTCGCCCGTCGTCCTCTTTCGGTCGGTCGTTCCTTGTCGCAGGGTGCCCTCCAGCACCACCGACCCCCAAAACATTGATTTGCTGTCTGTGAGGGGAACATGACGTGCACTATCCGGTCGCGCCTCCAGCACGACCGCAAGGCGTTCGACTGTTTGCTCACAAGGTACAATGGATAGCGGTGATGAGTTTTTCTTTCACAACTTCATTTGCTCATCGGATGATGAAGAGCTTGTGGCTGCGTTGGTCGTACATGAACACATTAGTAGGAAGCGGCCTCGGTTCAAGAGATCAATCCCCGGCCATGCTCCGGCCTTGAACCGCAATAGGGAGAAAGGCCACACCCTTCTCTATGTCGATTACTTTAAGGATGGTGCACTCTTTAGACCACATCAATTTCGTCGTCGATTCCGAATgagaagacatgtgttcaatcgTATTCACGAGGGAGTGGGCGCGCATGACACATACTTtgagtgcaaagaggatgcccTGGGCAAGCTTGGTTTCTCTTCATACCAGAAATGCACTGCATGCTTGTATATGGAATTCCTGGTGGTCTTGTGGATGAGTATGTTCGTATGAGTGAATCCACATGTCTAGTCTCAGTGTATAGTTTTTGCGCGGCCGTGGTGGAAGTGTTCGGCCCTGAGTACCTCAGAGAGCCAATTGCCACTGATACAGGGAGGTTGTTGGTGATCAATGCCGAGAGGGGCTTTCCGGGCATGCTTGGTAGTATAGATTGTATGCACTGGAAGTGGAAGaactgtccatttgcttggcaggggaagTACAGGGGGCATGTGAAAagtgctaggaaggatgtggaACGTGCTTTCGGTGTTGGTGTGTGCTTAAGTCTCGGTGGGGTATCGTTCGCAACCCTGCATTGACATGGAGCACGAAGAAGctttgggaggtgatgactgcttgtgtgatcatgcacaacatgatcgtggAGGATGAGCGCGATGATAGCATCTACGACTAAGGATTTGATTTTCAGGGTGAAAATGTTGAGCCTGAGCATGCACTCCTGCAACCTTTGAACGGTTTGTTGAGTTTCAACGGGAATTGCGTGATTGTCATACTCATGTCCAGCTCCAGGATAACTTGGTTGAGCACATGTGGACTCacattggcaaccaatagatCTATCTATCGGTTTAATTTCTTTGCGTGCAAACAATTTCCAATTGGATTGTAATAAGACTATTTGATATTAtttttaatttgattgggttgtAATAAGACTATTTCGGACGTGCAACTATTGCCATGTTTAATTTCAGATATTTGTTATATTCTTGAATGGACCAGATGCGACCGAAATGCGATTGTGCGTTGGGCGCACAGCCAGCGCATCCACAAATCCGGatggacacgaccccattgccacCCCAAATGGACGAAATGGACGTccatttggggtcgtgcgttggagttgacCTAACTTCAAGAGTAACATTGGGTTCAACTCAGCAAATTTTCCTATGTGACAGTGAGTAACTTAGCTATTTACCATAACATCACATATCCCAAgacaatatgagtctataacatGATAAATGAAACTTTACATgacaccacacatatgttactacccactatgaaggtagtaacatagcctAAGGTAGTGTGTGTGTTAATAGTGtaagttactctccactgtgactagtctaaCAAAATTGATAGTTATGGATGACGTGGCCTCACTTGGTTGGTTATTGCAGGGCCATGGAGTAAACACGAAGATTGCATCCGTGAACTACCCATAGTGGGAGTAGTATAAGTGATAACATCACATATATTTAGGCAAAATAGATGATATGGCAAGTAATTAATGGGAAAGAGAGACATGTGGTAACATAATACTCCTCATAACGTTGCATCATATAACCATCTCACATACTTAAACATGTGGTAACATAGTACTCCTCATTACATGGTAACATAGTACTCCTTATTACACTTAATGTTGTATCATATAACCATCCCATACATAAACTTATTATCATGATGAAGACTACACCACATCATATGCAAACGTGCAAACccaagttagacgccctctaaCGGTTTTGCAAAATTTATTTATGTGGTTGCTAGGGTTTCCGGATAACACTAACTACCTATGTGCAATCAAGGCGATAATTCTTGTTGCTCGATTAACTTTCCGGGTTTATGAGGGAAGAGACTTAATTAAAATCTCTAGCCCCACACTAAACTTCGTTTAATACGCATGACCCCTAAAAGATTGTTCATCTTCATTGCCCTATTGTGTACACGACAGTTCACTATTCTTGACTATGACGAAGTCCAAATAACTGTTAGCATATTGCCGACAGCCAGAGTCGACCGAATGTTGGAACTTTGTACAAAGCTACATCATGACGTCAATGAACTGAACTGAAGTAACACTTGAGGGAAGCACAACGATCGTTACCGACTCCCGAGTGCAGAAGAAGTAGacgagtcggtgtagatcgtacttggagtccctcgaaccgttGATGACGATCCCGTGAACCGCCCTCAAATGATCCATCAAATggaagaccgaaagcacgacctctctacttggttgcaagtgtACAGTCTTCATGATCCGGCAGCGCTTcgccgtccagagctaatcgtcgccggagaattagagggaggagaatAGAACCACACTGGgtttctaattatgaggattagtgGAACTAGGTCTAGCTCTAATCAGTCAATTAGGACCAACTAAAATTAGAACTAGatgaactagaggaggctccaaaacttatGCGTTCAAAAATGCCCAAAAcatctagtatatataggttggaggaggGGAGAGGGGCGCCACAGGGGGGAGGAAACCTCCCCCTTAGGCTGGCCAAGGAAGGAGTTTTCcactccaattcggcctccccttaGCCTCAAAAAAGGCAAAGGGGTGGCGCCTCCCCTATTGGGCCCTCGTGGCCCAATTATCCTTCCACCACCTGGCCTTTTAAGACTTgttgatattaaattaaatataaaagccCTCTAAAAATTACTAAAGCATAttatatataatttaacatcTCCAAAAACATTTTCACATATATATTATTTATCGGTAATACCTGGTATTGCCCGATAAACTCTGAAACCCTTCTGGTCACCTCGAAACGCTTTCGGTTCCTCTAAAAAATATTACGAATATTAATAAAATAATTTCACAAATAAATCCTCGATACTCTcgtcctactaacactcagcatatcatgattaccttaagcttgtgacaTGTAGTTTCGGTAAATTATACACATGAACGAAACCCGTTCGTTCAATGACAGATAGCAGAACCGTGgacgtccatatcgatccctatgtacgaatgacattcgagtgaacctttggttatcatgtgatttCCCCTTCGCGATACTTTACAAAACACGAGGAGTGTCTGTATCTTCCTGAGTCATCCACATGCTCACTATACTGTTCCTCTTGTTAccagttttgttcttctttctcgttgtgTGTTTCGGCATCCCTGTGACATAGTCAAATGTGTCTGTCCAGACGATGATCGATGCcatcacaccgagagggccctaagaatatctctccatcgtcggaggagcaaatcccactctcgagctatctagTCGCTTGTCAAACTTTCCAATGAAcctgtaagttgtcgttatgatcacctagttatagatgacgtttgagcaaccccaaagtccaCCGTATGGTAGGAAGTGactacgatactctcatggtctaaggaactaaaAACACATGTTAACACTCCGTGTTATAATAATTGATTTCAGATGATAttatctcaaagtataacaaacaagtttgggtcgactcaatatgatcgttcttctaacgtcatactctcaatgttgttttaggactaccATTACACTTAACAATATCCTAAAATTcggaaaacatgatcaccaacaacacttgagccagtcttagaggcaagactaggaatataTTCTTTATtgtttatcattccacacgtgcatatgaggtTTCCACAGAATCGCATATTCCAGTATCATAACAGTTATAACatgaaatataaactcttaattatgaaaccgaaaaaaaacaatattattgcctctagggcatatttccaacagctacTCACAAGACATCATGGTGAACATATTTAGTGGGCATGGATAAATATGACAATCTAAAAATATGAATCATTCACCAATAAAACACACAACATCAACCACTATAACAACAAATAACACTGGGAGATAATAGCAGCAACCGATCTACACAAACTGTTCATAGATGGGACAGAGATAGATGGCGAGATGGTGCTACTGATGTAGATCGTGAAGATTACTTGGATGAAGATGCTCCCCTTGATGCACCAGTGACGGTGATTGCTTCGAGATTGCACAATCAGAGGTGGTAGATATGGGTAGAAACAATCGTCCGGGAAGAATAGCAGGGTTCCACTTCGAGACGGCGACGGGAAAATCTCAAAAAAAACTTGGCTTTGCTTTTCTCTAAGAGAGGGAAATGTGCATCGAAGAGGGCACCTAAGGAGGATTGTTGGGCCTGGGACCAGCACGCACCCCCAGGCCCTGACTTTGGCCCATAGTTCCTTTTGGTCCAAAAATGCATCGTGTCTTTTTTTACTTTGTCTTCCTCTACTTTCGAAAATtgattttatttgcaaaaaattGTTCCCCCCTCGAGCGGTGTAAGGGCACATTTCTCCctaagtagttttggtgattgatgataaTGCTTTTGCAGACTAATTATGTGCATTGAGCAATTTagatatctcatgtctaggcacaagatgattcgGTGCCCCTCGGAGTCTATCGAAGACGGTTGCCTTctatgtttcttttcggtggatttgagtcataggaaagccatactattaagagggggtccgcttcggaaaAGTTAGGgaggaatcaacacgtacacatctgttcttttgcaccacctttccttcgcTTCATTGGAGCTCGTGTCCGTTTTCCATGTCTGTGCACATTGAAGGCAGCAAGGTGCTAGTTTTCAGTggctagcggtagtaccgctccaaggagcggtagtaccatTGTCGCCAGCACCTGTTGCATGCGCCTGCGGTAGTAGTTGTGAATGTAGGTTTTTACTGCTGCtctcgagcggtagtaccacaaAACTGCATCTGGTACTACCGTGCCGGATTTCTGCACAATCTCTGCTTCAGCGGAGGTAGACACGGAAGTAATTTTACTACTGCACGACCTGCGGTACTGCCACTCGCTCTATAATTGCCCTGTTTTATCCTACCAATTCTCACTTATATGTGGTTCTCTTGTTTGCTTTGGTCTTTGCAATGACTTCTTTCACTATTCTCTTGTGTTTGCATTGTGTGTCATAGGTAGTGGCTCCAGTTCTGGTTCCAAACACTCGAATCCCTCTCGTGATACGAGTTCCAAGCGACTTCACAATCAAGCTGCACCTGAGGGGTCCAACTTCAAGAGGACCACAACCAAGTTCAAGGAGcccaatgtcagttgggatgggCTACCCCAAGCAGAGTTTCAGATTCGCGAGAAGATCAACCCCTATGTCAACCCTAGGGTTCATGTCAAGGGTAATGACTTATTCTGGACCAAGCAACGGACTCTCATCTTCCTAGATGTGATCAAGGCAAAGAAGAATATTTATGTACCTATTTAGTGGATTGACATGGATCATCTGAGGAAGGACCAGGCATATTTTGGTGAACCTCTGGACATGGTGGAGCAGCTTAACCTCGAGGAAATCATCTCTTTTCATCTTGACTATGATCCGGATATTGTGGCTCAGTTCTTTGCTTCCGTCCACTTCCACACTAATGAGGAGCGGACAatgacttggatgaccaatggTGAGAGGATGTCTGCTACCTGGAAGGAGTTCATGGATCTTTTGCACATTAGCGATGAGGGGCTTGAGAAGCCCATTGGTTTTCGCCCGCACGAAAATCCTCAAGCTGCCCCCAAGGAGAAGCTGCTGCCATACCTTGTTGAGAAGGTGTCTGCCTCTGGCGAGGTATCTCATGAGCTGAACCTGTTTCTTGTTGTCATGCATAGAATCTTTCGCAACACTCTCTTTCCTCGTATGGGAAACAAGGACCAGGTGCACTCCTATCTGGTGGATATGCTTCTCTTTTGTGAGAAAGGGTGGATCCACATCCCTAGACCACTTGATGTTTCCCACGTCATGTGGAGTGAGCTTCAGTCGGCTGTGTTTCACCGTAAGgtccccatctatggaccttacttGTTATACTTGATTCATGAGAAGTGGGCAGAGACCTTTCCCGGTGTGGATTTTTAGGCTCCCAACTGGATCCGTCATGAGCCCATTCGGCTGCATCTCAAGGACAAGTGGGCTAACACTACCACTAAGCCTGCTGCTGCCAACATGGATGTTGATGAGGATGAGGGCATTCCCGATATGTATGAGCCCTCCTCTGCTGAGCCATCTTGGGCCACGAAGCTCAAGGACAAGATGAAGACTTTGTTTTACATGCAGGCTAAGGGGCAGTATCTGACACATGTTGCTCGGAAGGAGAGTCGTCAGCACGACAAGCGGATTCTGAGGAAGCTTGGCGAGACCATCTCGAGTGGGTCGGAGAAGAACATTACACCTGAAGCTGCTTGGATGAAGAAGAAAAACTTTCAGTGGGTTGATTCTGATGAGGAGTCTCTTCCAGCCGCATCAGAGGAGGAGTTCGTTGGATGATCTCTCTGCTGTGGGAGCTACCACCTGTGTCTTATGTGTCATCTCTGtctttttggtgtctcgatgccaaagggggagagagtgtaggatttgcgagtgATCTCGTTTTCGTTGTCTCTTTGCTTTCGTTGAACCTTCGTCGTTGCTTTGGTTGGTTTTATTTGTGTGTGAGACCAGGAGACTTATTCTaccatatggtgtgagacatatgctatcACTCTTATCTCATTATTGTCCAGTTTGTTAAGTAGCTTGTGAGTCTATTTTTTATGTGCCCTTATCTTCATGCTCACATGTTATGCCTTGCCTCCATGCTTAGTGATATTTAGTTTGTTGCAAGGAATGCCTCGTCTATAAAAtttagggggagtgttgatcctagtttGTGTGCTTTGCAGTCCAAGACATATCTAAAGAATGCACACATCTAGGGGAGCATGTCTATATTTTATAGAATTTGGGTTTGCATTGGTTAATTACATATCCTTATGAGCAAATCCTGTATtctcatcaatccaccaaaaagggggagactgtaagggcatatttctccctaagtagttttggtgattgatgacaatgcttttgcggactaatcgtgtgcattgagcatttcagatatctcatttctaggcacaagacgattcggtGCCCCTCGGGGTCTATCGAAGACGGTTGCcttctacgtttcttttcggtggatttgagtcgtaggaaagccgtactattaagagggggtctgcttcggaaaggttagggtggaatcaacacgtacacatatgttcttttgcaccacctttccttcgcTTCATTGGAGCTCATGTCCGTTTTCCATGTCTGTGCACATTGAAGGCATCAAG is drawn from Aegilops tauschii subsp. strangulata cultivar AL8/78 chromosome 1, Aet v6.0, whole genome shotgun sequence and contains these coding sequences:
- the LOC109740942 gene encoding uncharacterized protein, with product MDYDNSRRHNQSTSKKRTRFNSDDGKRKRLNYRQDGGHMSSQPIETVYRILCPGKKIGGVLGRGGHVVKALREETKAKIRVADSIPGADERVIIIFDYQNNSDQAIQNISNVDGSENMKPHCFAQDALLKIHDKIAADEDSNDGVSYENSETAGDVTARILVPGNQVGCLLGKGGSIIQQLRNDTGAGIRVLPSENLPQCALKSDELVQISGAPSLVRKALYEISTRLHRHPRKENPSLEEIIDASTQRKRESPPPLLHENHMLPHLHVDHPPPMPLLDPYRNGPLQYPVPEPEEFSIKILCPSELIGPVIGRSGANVRQVEQQTGARIMVQELPKDASGERLIVISSKEIPADPVSPTIEALILLHSKVSESKVSEPSVSAPSESAPSEEHNLVTRLVVPSRKVGCIIGEGGKVITEMRRRIGAEIRVYSKADKPKYLSFHDELVQVSGSPDIARKAITEIASRLRDRILRDGISSFDGPPADIFPSREFTLYGRPANPPYGRLANDTPYGRPANDTPYGRPANDSPYQRRLAIDQPYGLASDSLYGRPANDPLYGRPANDPLYGRPANDPPYGRPANDEPYGRPANDTPYGRPANDTPYGRPNNKPHDSVDYFSKRREYPSGSPFASDAPPSASYDRYAASARLPTREMPLPVSPGADYMSHRSYHDHMPTDSYSSRGIQQLGLSRAGNSNMQQLGVTRAGNSNAYDYTEAVGQMHGREDYQRVADVTGYSSSSVELRIPNSSLESIVGAGGVNLAEIRQISGARMKLLEARPGSLESIMEIQGMPDQVRVAQSLLQGFIGANSQSVQPSQSSRDVHYPRWN